The sequence below is a genomic window from Neoarius graeffei isolate fNeoGra1 chromosome 4, fNeoGra1.pri, whole genome shotgun sequence.
ctaggtgctccggtttctcccacagtccaaagacatgcaggataggttaattggtggctctaaattgaccataggggtgaatgtgagtgtgaatggttgtttgtctctgtgtgtcagccttgcgatgatttggcgatttgtccagggtgtaccccgcctctcacccatagtcagctgggataggctccagcttgcccacgaccctgcacaggataagcggttatgggtaatggatggataatataatataatataatataatataatataatataatataatataatatatggcggcacggtggtgtagtggttagcgctgagccccgtggccggcgagggcctttctgtgtggagtttgcatgttctacccgtgtccgcgtgggtttcctctgggtgctccggtttcccccacagtccaaagacatgcaggttaggttaactggtgactctaaattgaccgtaggtgtgaatgtgagtgtgaatggttgtctgtgtctatgtgtcagccctgtgatgacctggcgacttgtccagggtgtaccccgcctttcgctcgtagtcagctgggataggctccagcttgcctgcgaccctgtcgaacaggataaagtggctagcgataatgagatgagaatgagataatataatatatgtaaacaagtgttttactgggaaatacgccacttgtatttttcatacgagctacatccgggacctggagaaccaaaaccgtgacataaatctccatatgtcacttgtgaggaaatcgatgaaatgttttgataaatttgggtagtttttgtttgtgaatatgcctatataataaaaagaacatcacatgctagcttgaagatattaagttcatcttctcgtgttgaaaaactcgtatttttcatacaaaatacatcatgtatctgagtgaaatattttccaatatttcactTCAGTGACgttactcccagtgttttcctgctgactggacacgtgttgtcaaaatggcaaactggttcaaaatgaaaaattttttgattaacttgctttttttgtgggtgtgccatataatataaagaacattacatggttgcgtgaagatatgaagtttatcttctcgtgttgaaaacacatatatgtgtgtgtgtgtgcataaacacacacacacacacacacacacacacgtgcaaacccccccccccccccccccccccccccggtggaACATAGGAAGATGCACAAAAACTCAttgttcattaattcattcagctACAGGAATAACTCTACactagtccatcacagggcatctctctctctctctctctctctctctctctctctctctctcacacacacacacacacacacacacacacacacagagagagagagagagagagagagagaggggtcatTTAAAGCAGCCAGTCTCCATGGGAAAAAAGCCACACAGACAGCAACCTGAGCTCAGGACTGAACCACAGAAGTTGTGAGGCAGCAACACGATTGACCATGACCCAGTCACACAAAAGAATGTTTAACTTTtttatggtgtgtgtatgtgtgtacccTGGATCTTTTGTCTCTTTTGCAGAATCACAACAAGGATGATGATTCCAATCAGAAGCAGCAGCAAAATTACAGACACAGGAATCACAGTGGAAGCTGGTAATCCTGGAAGAGAAGCAGACAGTCACTTTAACCGACATGATGATCAATCATAAGGGATCAGATACATGTACAGTAGTTAAACTATGGTGGTGATGAGGATCTGAGCAGAATCACCTGTTGGAGGAGAAGCTGGATTAGACCCGGATTTCTGTTTATTACTGAGAAGTAGAGGTgtggatgatgacgatgatgatgatgatgatgatgatgaagaagaagaagaagaagaagaatatgatgatgatgatgatgatgatgatgattgtgctGGTTTCAAGGTTGAAACTGGGACACATGGAtctaaagcagtaaaaagttcagTTAGATCATGAATGATGTTAAGCGATTGAATCTAGCATATGACTGATAGCAGTACAGATGCAACACAATACAGTGTACAttttatacagtggatataaaaagtgtatacaacccgttaaaatgataggtttttctgatgtaaaaaaaaatgagaccacagtaaataatttcaaaacttctcccacctttaatgtgacctataacctgtacaattcaattgaaaataaacaaatctgttagggaacaaaacatacaaaataaaaaaatgcacaataagctggttgcataagtgtgcacacctttaatctttgttgaagcaccttttgatttaattacagcattcagtctttttgggttcacacctgccatcaattaaaatgactctgattaaccccaaataaagttcagacatttattcagttgcatcctccagcaaaagccaggattcacagagagcttacaaagtgtcacagggatctcattgttgaaaggtatcagtcaggagaagggtacaaaaaaatttccacagcattaaatataccatggagcacagtgaagacagtcatcaagaagtggagaaaatatgggacaacagtgacattactgagaactggacgtctctctaaaattgatgaaaatacaagacgaaaactggtcagggaggctgccaagagacctacagcaacactgaaggagctgcaggaatttctagcaagtactggttgtgtactacatgtgacaacaatctcccgtattctccatatgtttgGACTATGAAGtatggtcaaagaaaaacatccaggcccggctaaattttgcaaaaaaaaaaatacatcaactttcCCAGAAACATGTGGGGGAaaagtgttatggtctgatgaaaccaaggttgaactttttggccacaattccaaaagatatgtttggcgcaaaaacaacactgcgcatcaccaaaagaacaccatacctacggtgaagcatggtggtggcagcatcatgttttggggttgtttttcttcagttggagcaggggctttagtcaaagtggagggaattatgaacagttctaaattttggcccaaaaccttcaggtgtctgctagaaagctgaagatgaagaggaatttcatctttcagcacgacaatgaccccaagcattcatcgaaatcaacaaaagaatggctcagccagagcccagacctaaatccaattgaaaatctgtggggtgacctgaagagggctgtgcacaagagatgccctcacaatcaggcagatttggagcgcttttgcaaggaagagtgggcaaatattgccaagtctagatgtggcaggctgatagactccgacccaaaaagactgaatgctgtaattaaatcaaaaggtgcttcaacaaagtattagtttaagggtgtgcacacttatgcaaccagcttattgtacgttttttattttgtatgtttttctccctaacagatttgtttgtttttcaattgaattgtacaggttatacagtggtgcttgaaaatttgtgaaccctttagaattttctatatttctgcataaatatgacctaaaacatcatcagattttcacacaagtcctaaaagtagataaagagaacccagttaaacaaatgagacaaaaatagtatacttggtcatttatttattgaggaaaatgatccaatattacatatctgtgagtggcaaaagtatgtgaacctctaggattagcagttgatttgaaggtgaaattagagtcaggtgttttcaatcagtgggatgacaatcaggtgtgagtgggcaccctgttttatttaaagaacagggctctatcaaagtctgatcttcacaacacatgtttgtggaagtgtatcatggcacgaacaaagtagatttctgaggacctcagaaaaagcattgttgatactcatcaggctggaaaaggttacaaaaccatctctaaagagtttggactccaccaatccacagtcagacagattgtgtacaaatggaggaaattcaagattcaCACTTCCGGTTGTGAGTGAACTCTGGCGCGTTTGGCTGCCGCTGCTCCCTGGAATTGTGTGAAATTGCGTTTATGTTCGCTATTGCCTATAGATTTATTGTCAGCTTAGTTTAGTCGTCTGTAGGCCTACTAGttagattatttatttactttacaTCTCGGACTTACTTTTTGCGTTAAAGTATTATATTGGACCTAAAACTTTCCACCTGACCTAGGTTCCTGCCGCTGGTTACCGCAACTTGAGTGTATCACCTGGGGTGTACCGGAGTAAATgcttggtgtttattttaagtgaACTGTCGTGGAACTATCCCTCTGCTACCTCTGGATATCTTAGCCGACTATTGGAAAACTGTCCTGCAAAAAAATACGGAGTGTACCTGATATGCTGGTGGACTGCAACGCTGTGCATACCTGACATCTGCCCCTGCCCTGGATTATCTGCCTTGGGTTAGGGTTGGCCTGAATCGCTTTGTGGATTTTCTGTTAGCAGCCTCTGCCCTGGCTGCCACCGAGGGTTGGTCTGCTGGTATAATGCCTGCCTGCGCCGTGTCGGTGCGAGCCCTCTCTGGGGTATTCTACTGGGCCTGCTTGGTAAGTTACTTGCTTACTGCTTAGTGGGTGAGTCTCTTGCTTGTGCATGACAGTGGCTTCTCCTGTTGGCTAACGCACCAAACTGGCTGTGCGAGCCCTCTCTTGGGTCTTCATGCGACTGGCTGTCATTTTGCTCTGGCTTGTCCACTGGCTGTTGCCATCTCAGCCCTCTCTACATCTGTGTGTAAAGTGGGGTTCCTCGCCAATGGTCATGGCCCTAAAATACTCGGTGGTGTTCTTACACAGCTTGCGAAAGAACACTTATAGATTTCCTGACGACCTCAAAATGCACCAACACCTTGGTATTATTCGTCTTCCAAAATACACCCACAGAGGCTCTAGGAGGGTCTTTGCCTGCTATAGCCACCCCAATGACATCGACTCCCTCTGGAGTTTGCGCCGCAAATACTCACCCGCTCGTAGGCCTACTGCAGACTGACCAGCTGACGTGAACAATTTGCGCACTGTGAAGTACACCTTGCCTTCTCAAAATTGCAACCAAACTTTTTCATCTTTTGCTCTTTTAAATGTGAGATCGTTAAACAACAAAGGACCTTTTATTAATGATGTTATCATAGATTTGAACTTGGACTTTTTGTGTCTAACGGAAACGTGGCAAGCTCCTAATGACTTTATAGCACTAAATGAAGCTGTGCCTGCTGGTTATACATTTATTGACAAGCCCCGGCTATCAGGTCGTGGGGGTGGATTGGCTGTGCTTTATCATTCTTGTTTTAAGCCTGTATATGTGACTTTAAAggattttacatcttttgaaagTCTTGCTCTTAGTTTTAATGGTAGCCAACCACTATTTATTTTACTTGTATATAGGCCCCCGAAAGCGTCAACTGTTTTTATTTCTGAATTTTCTGATCTTCTTTCCTCTGTCTGCCCTAAGTACTCATCTATCCTAGTTTTAGGGGATTTTAATATACATGTTGATTCTAACCACTGTAATTTCTTAAGCCAGTTCTTGAATGTTTTAAATTGTTTTGACTTGGATCAGCATGTAAATTTTCCCACACACGTGAAAGGTCACACACTGGATCTTGTATGcactagtggaaaagccccatctgatatgtcatctaaaGACCTTGCCATCTCTGACCACACAGCTGttctttttggttttgctatcCCTGAGCCTCAGTCTCGTATGCGCTCAAAGCGCTCCATTACATACAGAAACATAAAACACATAAACACTGCTGAGCTCACTAGTTTATTACAAACACGGCTTATGTCAGAGTCTTATAGCtcccacttggatgacccattgcTGATTTACAACTTCCATCTCTCTGAAGCACTGCATCAACTTGCTCCCTTAAAAACCCGCACTGTCTCCTTCACACGATCTGCTCCCTGGTACACACCTGAGCTAAGAAAGATGAAAGCAGCCGGTAGACAGCTTGAGCAGCTTAGCAAGAGGACTGGACTGACTGTGCATGCACAGGCTTATAAAGAGCACATTTTATCCTACAAACAGTCATTAAACGATGCTAAATCATTGTACTATTCCTCAGTCATCACCAGTGGTCACAATAACCCCAGAGCTCTATTTTCAATAATTAACAAACTTGTTCAGCCATCCAAACCCTTCCCGCTTACCCCCACAACTGATCTCTGCTGTGAGTTTCTGGACTTTTTGACAACAAAATTTGCACCATCTACAAGAAACTCCAGTCATTACCAACTACCCAGTGTGACATTCCATCTCTGACCACACCTGCCATGTCACTCTCATCTTTCTCCCCTGTTGATGACACTACAATTTACGACCTAGTCACCAAGGCTAGGCCTACCACTTGTCTCCTGGATCCCATGCCCACCCCTCTTGTGAAGGCCTGTTTGCCTGCTCTTTGCCCTCTCCTTGTCAACATCATAAACTCATCTCTTGTCTCTGGTATCGTCCCTTGCTCCTTGAAAACTGCTGCCATCACACCAGTCCTTAAGAAACCAGGAGCTGCTTTTGATGATTTTAAAAACTACCGGCCCATCTCTAACTTgccttttatttctaagattcttGAGCGTATAGTGGCCCTGCAGCTCCAAGACCACCTTACATCATGTGGCTTATGGGAAGAGTTTCAGTCTGGTTTTAGAGTACTGAAACAGCCTTGGTCAAAGTGGTTAATGACCTACTTATTGCTGCAGACTCTGGCCATTTTAGCATTCTTTTATTACTGGACCTGACAGCTGCGTTTGACACGGTTTGTCATAATATACTGCTCACTCGATTGGAGACACTTTTGGGTATTACGGGCACTGCACTTTCTTGGTTTAGGTCATATCTCACGGGTAGGGAACAGTTTGTTACTATCGGTGATTTCCGGTCCCATAGTTTGCCCCTTGCTCATGGTGTACCACAAGGTTCTGTCCTTGGCCCCCTGCTCTTCACTATTTATACTCTCCCCCTTGGCCATATCCTCCGCCAGCATAATCTTCATTTCCAcagttatgctgatgatacacacaTTTACATCCACACCAAGCCCTCACATCCACTCCCACTTTCTGACCTGGCTGCCTGCCTTCATGATATCAGCAATTGGATGACTTGTAACTTTCTTAAACTCAACCATGATAAGACAGAAGCCATACTCATTGCCACTCCCACCCTCCTTAAAAAGATAAACCACTCTCAGTTCTCCATCCCAGGCTACTTTACCACCACTTCATCTGAAGTGAAGAACCTTGGTGTCATTATTGACTCATCACTTTTTTTTGAATCCCACATAAAACAGGTCACAAAAACAGCATTCTTCCatctgaaaaccatctctaaactcCGATCTTCTCTCACCCTTGCCACTGCAGAAACTCTCATCCATGCTTTCATAACCTCAAGATTGGACTATTGCAATGCCCTCCTTACTGGTCTTCCAGCCAAATCAATAAACAGATTACAACATATCCAGAACTCTGCAGCAAGACTTCTTACCCACACCAGACCATGGCAACACATCACGCCTGTTCTTTACCAACTTCACTGGCTTCCTGTTCAGTCACGCATTCAATTCAAAATCCTCCTACTCGTCTTTAAGGCACAGCATAATCTAGCACCCCCTTATCTCACTCATCTCCTCTCCCCATACCAGCCCACACGCACCCTACGCTCCACTGACACACACCTCCTTGTCACCCCCTCTACTCGTCTTCATTccatgggtgacagggctttcagtgtaGCTGGACCTAAACTCTGGaattctctccccctctcattgCGGCAGTGtacctctctctcttcttttaaGGCACAATTAAAAACCCACCTTTTTACTCTTGCTTTTCCCTTTTAATAGATACTTTTTTAATCGGTTTTATTATTTTAGTGTCAGAATGGTCCagctattttattgttttttttttgatagtttacttgttatatatTCCTGTCTTGCTTCGTTTTATTCATCTTATTTTTCATTATTTCTAATTGTTTATAATTGCTTGATTTTATCTTTACACTTTTATTGTTAAGTGTCCTTGAGTACCCTGAAAGGCgctttaaataaaatttattattattattattattattattattattattattattattattattataagatcattgttaccctccccaggagtggtcgaccaacaaagatcactccaagagcaaggcatgtaatagtcggcgaggtcacaaaggaccccagggtaacttctaagcaactgaaggcctctctcacattggctaatgttaatgttcatgagtccaccatcaggagaacactgaacaacaatggtgtgcatggcagggttgcaaggagaaagccactgctctccaaaaagaacattgctgcatgtctgcagtttgctaaagatcatgtggacaagccagaaggctattggaaaaatgttttgtggacggatgggaccaaaatagaactttctggtttaaatgagaagcgttatgtttgcagaaaggaaaacactgcattccagcataagaaccttatcccatctgtgaaacatggtggtggtagtatcatggtttgggcctgttttgctgcatctgggccaggatggcttgccatcattgatggaacaatgaattctgaattataccagcaaattctaaaggaaaatgtcaggacatctgtccatgaactgaatctcaagagaaggtgggtcatgcagcaagacgatgaccctaagcacacaagtcattctaccaaagaatgattaaaggagaataaagttaatgttttagaatggccaagtcaaagtcctgaccttaattcaatcgaaatgttgtggaagaacctgaagcgagcagttcatgtgaagaaacccaccaacatcccagagctgaagctgttctgtatggaggaatgggctaaaattcctccaagccggtgtgcaggactgatcaacagttaccggaaacatttagttgcggttattgctgcacaagggggtcacaccagatactgaaagcaaaggttcacatacttttgccactcacagatatgtaatattggatcattttcctcaataaataaaagaccaagtataatatttttgtctgatttgtttaactgggttctctttatctacttttaggacttctgtgaaaatctgatgatgctttaggtcatatttatgcagaaatatagaaaattctaaagggttcacaaactttcaagcaccactgtaggtcacattaaaggtggaaaaagttttgaaattatttatcgtggtctaatttttttctacatcagaaaaacctatcattttaacggggtgtgtatactttttatatccactgtatgtgtaGAATTCAGAAATACTGAATGCTGTTAGCTGAGAAAATTACCAGTTATAAACTGCTGTGAGGCATTGCTATTTATGCATATGATAAGTCACAGGAAGTGCAGTGAAGCAAAAATACATGTACACAGGAAGAACAGAGAACACACTTTGAGCCTAATGAAAAAATAATCTGTTCATCACATAATTTAGTCTTAAAGGGCAGAAGTCAGCAGGTGAACAGATAATATCAGCTAGAACACTTCAATTCCACGTGGTAACAAACTTCATTCTAAAGTAACTGCTCTGTTTGTCCTGTTATTACTGTTAATCACTGACTGCCAATGATATCACAGGCTAATCTTGGTTAGGATGTGCACTGACTCTATGCATCACATTAAGTCTCTGTAGTGTCAAAATAGTTAATGTAATGTGTCTGCATGTCTCTCCAAACTCACCAATAGCTCTCAAGTTGATCTGTGTGAAATAAACCTTGTATCCATGATCAGATGTCCCGGCTCCTTCAGCTCCACACCAGTATTCACCAGATTCCTGCTCAGTCACATTTCTAATACTCACAGTGAAGATTTGTTTTGCTCTGTCATCATACAGGGAGAATTTCCCCACATTTACATACTTTCTACTTTCTTTAACAGATTCTTTATAAAAACAAGCAGCTTGTTGCAGCCTCGACTTGCAGAGAAACTTGGGGTCCCTCCTGAGGGATTCTGGGTATTTACAGCTGACGTTCAAATCTCGTCCGACATGAACAGTCTTATTGATGGACTTCTCATAGAACATATCTGCAAATCACAACCAATCTGATCAgtttatatgtgtatgtgtgtattagCTCTGATTAACAACACGCATACAGTAAATTTACATAAAAATATAATCACAACATGTTTCTTCTGCTAAAATCCATAATTATAGCTGCTCACCTTCTGCTACATTCAGCTTCACTACAGTGTAGGTCTCTATTTCATCAGACACAACAACAGCACATGAATATGTTCCAGTGTCCTCCGTAATCAGCTCTCTGATAAACACACTGAAGAATCCTGCACTTCTGCTGTCATGAACTGAGAATCTGCCATCATGTGACCATTCACTGTTTAGTTTTGTTGTTATTTGATTAAAACACCACTGATCAGCTCCGTTCTTACAGAAAGATTTTGGTTTGTCTTTATATTCATCCTCATATCTGCACTTGATGTTGATTCCTCCCCCTGCATATGCACTCACTTCTCTAGAGACCAAGTCCCCTGTTCAAAACAAGTTCAAATCATGTGCAATGAACTAAAACTGTAAATAACTATGAAAATATTATCCTGGAAATCAAGTTTAAAAATACAGTATTTTTCTTTCAAGATGATGTCTCACTGGCAAATTCCTAACTACACACATGATTCAATTTGTATGAAAAGTTACTAAAGGTTTGGTTACAGTGAGACAATTGAAATCAGATAACTCATGGTCATAAAAAGGCAGGAGTGAAATGTCAGGCAAACTGAACAATACAGGGCAATCAGAAACAAAATTATGTTATAAATAATAAAGCTATTATGTTAATAAAGTATGATTACTGGTACTTTGTTAATGACACTGATGCTTTGTGGATATAAACAGAAGGCAGTGATGGGAGACTCACCTTCCTTGACCTTCAGTTCCACCTGTGTATAAATGTCTGTCGCTGCACGTCTATCAACTCCACAGTGGTACGTCCCAGTGTCCTGTACAGTGAGCTCTCTGATCATCACGCTGAACTCTGCTGATTTGGTGTCATCAAACAGTGAGAATCTTCCTGAATTTACCCACTCATTTTTATCTCCTGTCTTTATTTGGTCAGAACAGCCTGGAGATGAACCCTTACAGAAATATTTTGGGTTTTGTGTGTATTCTCTATCATACTTGCACTTGATAAGGACTCCTCCTCCTGAATATCCTGTTACTTTCTTGGAGGCTCCTCCATCTAACAAAACACCAAACATCCACCTGAGCAAAACCTTCCTTCCTGTAACACTGCTgctgatagtgaggattattttgaaGTGCGTTTCTTTACCTGAGATCAGGCAGAGGGTGAAGATGAGGAGGATCTTCATCCTGAGTTCACACTCGCAGATCAACACACCAACTCCACTTCAGAAAGATATTAAAGCTCCTGTTCTGTtacacactgttactgtctctgtcCTGCTCTGTAAATGTTCCATGCCTTTGTCTGCCTTTTTATCAGATATGTGATGCAGTAACTACTTCCCCTTCTGCCCAAGTAAGAAACAGTTGCAAACCTCATGAGCTGGGGACTACTGTTGCCCTCAGCAAGGCCCCCTCCTTTAGATCTACTGTTACAGGTCTCTGCAGTTCCTTATTTAAATGCTTGGGGGAAATTCATACACAGGTTTAGGGCTGTGACACAAAGCAGAACtatgttctttttttctttctttgagcTAATTTAGCTATTTTCCCCTCAAATTAGTAGCTGGCTAATTTTGACACCTCAGAA
It includes:
- the LOC132885422 gene encoding CMRF35-like molecule 8, producing MKILLIFTLCLISDGGASKKVTGYSGGGVLIKCKYDREYTQNPKYFCKGSSPGCSDQIKTGDKNEWVNSGRFSLFDDTKSAEFSVMIRELTVQDTGTYHCGVDRRAATDIYTQVELKVKEGESPITAFCLYPQSISVINKVPVIILY